The genomic segment TGCGATTACGACAGAAATGGCGAAGCGATACGGGAAACATCCGCGTGTCATCGGTTGGCAGACGGATAATGAATATGGTCATGAAAAGTCGGACCGCTCTTACAGTGATGTCGACCGGGCTGCCTTCCAGATCTGGCTCAAGAACCGCTATGGCACGCTTGACGCATTAAACGAAACATGGGGAACGGTTTTTTGGAGTCAAACCTATACGGCATGGGAACAAATCCCCGTCCCGCGTAAGGTCTACCAAGAACATAGTCCGGCCCTGCTCGTCGATTTTGATCGGTTTTGTGCCGATGGGTATACCCATTACAACAAGCTGCAAGTCGATGCCTTACGGGAACATATCCATCCGGATGCCTTCATCACACATAACCTCGTCTACAGCGATATGGCTGTGAATCAACAACAGATGGCGCAAGATCTTGATTATGTCTCGTTTGATAACTATCCCGTCTGGGGTGGGTTACCGGAGCCGAACCGTTTCGAGAAGATGGCGAGCGATCACGACCTCTGCCGCTCATCGAAACAGGGCAAAGGCTTTTGGGTCATGGAACAACTTAGTGGCGCACAAGGTTGGAGCAAAATCGGATACTTACCACGCCCGGGTCATATTCGCCTCTGGACGTATCAAGCCGTCGCGCGTGGTGCGGAAGCGATCGTTTATTTCCGCTTCCGGGCCGCCTTGTTCGGGACGGAAGAATTTTGTCACGGCATCATCGACCACGATGGGAAACCGAAACGGAAATTTGCTGAAGTCAAACAGATCATGACGGAACTGAATACGTTTGGTGACGAGATCAATGCCAGTACGTATCGAGCGGATGTCGGTGTCTATTTTGATCAAGAAAATGTTTGGGCCTGGACCCATCAACCACATAGCGATGCGTTTGATTTCCGGACCGAGTTCGTCCGTTTTTATGGCGGGGCTGTCCGCAAGCAGGTTGCGACGGACATCGTCTTCCCGGGCGACGCGCTTGACGGCTACAAACTGATCATCGTGCCGCTGTACTTCCTGACGAACCCGACGTTCGATCAAGCACTGATTGATTACATGGAACAAGGTGGCCACGTCATCTTTACGTACCGGACAGGTGTCAAGGATCCGCATAACAATGTCATCCCGAAAACACTGCCTGGAAAATTCGCGACATACGCAGGGATTGAAATCGATGAATATGAATCCCTCCAGGCTGTGCAGGAAAATCGTGTCGAAGGAATCGGCGCTTTCAGCGGACAATCGTCACCGGCACGGCTGTGGTGCGATTTGATTACACCGACGACGGCAGAGCCGCTCGCCGTGTATCGCGATACATTTTATGACGGGGTCGCAGCTGTCACACGAAATCAATATAAAGGAACGGTGACGTACATCGGAGCGTCAATCGATGATGCGATGATTGATACGATTTACGCGCAAGCCTTTGAAGAAGCAGGAATCGAGACGTTTGAAGTGCCGGACCAGGTCGAAGTCGTTCGCCGTCACGGGGAAACACGCGATTTCGTCTTCCTGATGAACCATGACACAAAAGAACCGAAACAAGTCACGCTCGACGGAACATATCAGGAGCTGACGACGCAAGAGACATACAGTGGAACAGTGACACTCGCACCGCTTGCGACACTGATTCTGACGACGTAAGGAGGTAGACCATGGCAATCTTTGAAGTATCGAAAAACCGGTTCGTAATCGAAGGACAAGCTGTCGCACACGTCGTGACGGTCGGGGGGGATGGAAAACTCGTCCATACGTATTTTGGCGCACGACTTCCTTATCAGGCAGATTATGCGGCATTGCCGAGTGCCGTCCTCGCCCATAGCTCATTCGAGTCACCGGACGGTGTTGCGACGTACGACTTCATCCCGTTCGGTGAGATGGTCTATACAGAACCGACGTTAAAATCAGAACGGACAGACGGAGCGCGAATCAGTCAGTTTTCATTCGAACAAGCAGAGCTGTCGGATACGGTGCTCACCTTATGGCTCCACGATCCGCTCCAAGACTTGCGTGTCGGAGTACGGTATGAACTTTTTGCGGCATACGATACAATCGGGCGTTCGCTGATCGTCGAAAACGCAGGAGAAAAACCTGTCCGTTTGACGACGGCACAGTCGTTCGCGATGGGACTTTTAAATCGTCCGACGCTCAACTTCCATCATTATGCTGGGACATGGACGGGCGAATTCCAAAAACAAATCACGCCGCTGACAGCAGGACGCAAGACGATTGAAAGCCGTCGTGGTGTGACGAGCCACCAAGCCAATCCTTGGTTCGCACTTGAGCATGACGCAACAGAGACGACGGGCGAAGTCATTTATGGTCACTTGGCCTACTCGGGTAACTGGGCGATTCATGCCGAGCAGGATGCCTTCGGGTTCGTCCAACTATCGGGTGGGATGAACGGATTTGATTTCAGCTGGACGCTTGACGCGGAACAACGTCTGACGACGCCGGTCTTTTATATCGGCTACGCCCCGGACGGCTTTGCCGGAATGAGTGCGCGCGCGCATGACTTCCAGCGTCACATCATCATGCCAGCGTCTGACCGTGAAAACGTTCGGCCGGTCCTCTATAACTCGTGGGAAGCGACGTATTTCGACGTAACGGAACAGGGACAACGGGCACTCGTCGATCAAGCAGCTGATATCGGATGCGAACTATTCGTCGTCGATGACGGCTGGTTCGGTGAACGTCACTCCGATCAAGCGGGCTTAGGGGACTGGGTCGTCAACAAGAAAAAGTTTCCGAACGGTCTGACGCCATTGATTGAGTATGTGAAGGGGAAAAACATGCAGTTTGGTCTTTGGGTCGAGCCGGAGATGGTCAATCCGGACTCCGATTTATATCGCGCACATCCGGACTGGATTTATCATGCTCCGGGCGCTGTCCGGACGACATCGAGAAACCAGTTCGTCTTGAACCTTGGTTTACCAGAAGTCGAACGGTTCGTTTATGACATGATGGATGAATTATTGACGACGCATGAAATCGACTACATCAAGTGGGACATGAACCGGGCGTTTTCTGAGCCGGGCGTCCCGTCGCGAACACCGGACGCGCAACAAGAACTTTGGAAACGCCACGTCGATGCCTTATACCGAATCTTCGACGAGCTACGACTCGGGCATCCGACGGTCGACTTCGAAGCATGTGCCGGTGGCGGAGGTCGGATTGATCTCGGGATTTTAGAGCGGACGGAACAAGTTTGGACGAGTGACAACACGGACCCGCTTGACCGGTTGACGATTCAACATGACTTCTCGTTTGCCTATAATGCGAAGATGATGAGCTGCTGGGTGACGGATGGTCCGAACTGGTTGAACGGGCGGAACTTACCGCTTGCGACGCGGTTCGTCTCTTCGATGCAAGGGACGCTCGGTATCGGTGGAAACTTAAGTGAGTGGACGGCAAGTGAACTCGCGGAAGCAAAAGGATGGATTGAGACATACAAGACGATTCGACCGACAGTTCAGCACGGACGTCAATACCGTATCAGTCCATTCTCACAAACGACAGCGAGCATCATGCAGTATACGTCTGAATCTGAGACGGTCATTTTGGCGGTTGCACCGATGCGTAAGCATGGCATTCACCAGTACAGCTTTAAACTGACGGGATTAGATGCAAATAGACTGTACCAAGTGGAAGATCGCCAGGTGAGCGGTGCTTACTTGATGAACCAAGGACTGAACTTCTCTTATTCGACGGACTATGAAGCACGTTGTTTACGGATTCAACCCATCCATCAATTGAGACAAATTGAGCAAAAGGAGCCGATCGCATGACCGACCAGACGTTAGAACAAATCTTTGAAGAGCAATTCGGTGTACAGGCGACACATCGCTTTTTTGCGCCAGGGCGTATCAATTTGATTGGAGAGCATACGGACTATAACGGAGGTCATGTGTTTCCATGTGCCTTGACGCTTGGGACGCATGCGATTGCCCGAAAACGCGATGATGCAACGTGTCGTTTCTATTCACTCAACTTCGAAGCAGACGGCATCATCGAAGTCGGATTAGACGACTTGACCCATAATCCGCAAGACGGTTGGACGAATTATGCCAAAGGAATGGTGCACGTCCTTCGCGAAGCGGGTTACGCCATCACGTCAGGATTTGATGTTTTAATCAAGGGCGATATTCCGAACGGAGCAGGGTTGTCTTCGTCTGCTTCACTCGAACTCGTCATCGGTGTGATGCTCGAGCGTCTCTATGACTTATCGCTTGACCGGGTCGAACTCGTGAAATTCGGTCAGCAAGTCGAAAATCATTACATCGGCGTCAACAGTGGCATCATGGATCAGTTTGCAATCGGGATGGGACAGGCAGGATCAGGATTACTCCTTGACTGCCAAACGCTTGACTACACGTATGCGCCGCTCGACTTGACGGGTTATACGATCATCATCATGAACACGAACAAGCGGCGGGAACTCGCCGATTCAAAATACAACGAGCGGCGTGCAGAATGTGAACAGGCGCTCGAACAGTTACAGCAAGTCCGTCCGTATGCAACGCTCGGAGATTGGTCGATGGCAGAATTCGAAACCGTCACACTCGACGACGAACGCTTGATGCGTCGGGCACGCCATGCGATTTCTGAAAATGAGCGGACGTTACAAGCCCTAGAAGCACTACAAGCAGGGCAACTCGAGGAATTCGGAGAATTGATGAATGCGTCGCACCGGTCACTCCAACACGATTATGAAGTGACAGGGCAAGAACTCGACGCGTTGGTCGAAGCGGCTTGGGCACAACCGGGTGTCCTTGGGGCACGGATGACAGGAGCCGGCTTTGGTGGCTGTGCGATTGCAATCGTTGAAACGTCAACAGTCGACCGATTCATCGATGCCGTCGGACAGCGCTATGAAAGCCGGATCGGTTATCCGGCAACGTTCTACACGGCGACTGTCGGAGACGGAGCACGTGAAGTCGAACGGGAGGTCATCTAATATGGCCGTACTAGTTGTCGGTGGGGCCGGCTATATCGGCTCCCATGCCGTTTATCAGTTGATTGATGCTGGAAAAGACGTCGTCGTCATTGATCATTTACAGGCAGGTCACAAGAAGGCGGTCCATCCGCAAGCCCGTTTATACGAAGGTGATATTCGCGACCGGTCGTTCCTTGACCATGTCTTTACAGAAGAGACGATTGAACAGGTCGTTCACTTCGCCGCCTTTTCGTTAGTCGGGGAGTCGATGGAACAGCCATTAAAGTATTTCAATAATAATGTCTACGGAACAGAAGTCTTACTCGAAGCAATGGTCGCGCATGACATCAAACAAATCGTCTTCTCCTCGACGGCAGCGACATACGGCGAGCAGGAAACGATGCCGATTCTCGAGACAGCAGTGACGAATCCGACGAATACGTATGGTGAAACGAAATTGATGATGGAGAAGATGATGAAATGGTGCGAACAAGCACATGGTCTTCGTTATGTGGCGTTACGCTACTTCAACGTCGCTGGAGCACGCGCGACAGGAGAAATCGGGGAGGATCACACACCAGAAACTCACCTCGTGCCGCTCGTCCTTGAAGTCGCAAACAATCAGCGGTCTGTCATCTCGATTTATGGGGACGACTACGCGACACCGGACGGGACATGCATCCGGGATTACATTCATGTCGAAGATTTGATTGATGCCCATATTCTCGCACTCGATTACTTACAACAAGGACACGCGAGTGACGTCTTTAACCTCGGTTCGAGCAACGGATTTTCCGTCCGCGAAATCATCGAAGCAGCACGCCGGGTGACAAAACATCCGATTCCGGAACAAGTCGTCGCTAGACGTGCCGGTGATCCGAGTACGTTAATCGCAGGATCAGAAAAAGCAAAACGTGTTCTCGGCTGGTCACCGCGTCGGACGGACATCGACCAAATCATCCGTGATGCCTGGAACTGGCACGAACGCCGTCCGAACGGCTATCAGACAACATAAGAGAGAGAATGGATTGAGGAGAGTGAAGGCGATGAATGAACACATCAAACGATTGATTGAGCAAGCGATTGCTGAACATCTGATTGACGCAGAAGATGAAATCTATGCGCGTAATCGAATTCTTGCGCTTGTCGGTCAGGCGGATTATACCGATCCAGGGACCGTTACAGCGGAACCGATTCCTGACATCCTCGAGGCGCTGGTGGAAGAAATGATCGCGTCCGGACGGCTTGCCGCACGACTCGACGAAAAAGAACGTTTTGCAGCTGAATTAATGGATGTGTTCGTTGATCGTCCTTCGACGATCACGACGACGTTCAATCAGCTTTACAAAGAAAATCCGGTGCAAGCAACGGATTATTTCTATCAACTCAGTCAGGCGAGCAATTATATCCAGACGAAACGGATTGCGAAAAACATCCAGTACAAGGCAGCGACGACTTACGGAGAAATCGATATTACGATCAACTTATCGAAACCGGAAAAAGATCCACGCGAAATTGCGGCAGCTCGGACGGAACCTGTTGCAGCATCGACGTATCCAACGTGTTTGCTTTGTGTCGAGAACGTCGGTTATGCCGGACGCAGCAATCATCCGGCTCGGGCGAACCACCGGATCGTTCCGTTGACACTTCAAGGTGAGGCTTGGGCATTGCAGTATTCGCCATACGTCTACTACAACGAACACAGCATCATTTTGTCGCAGACGCACCGCGACATGGTAATCAACCGCGCCGCCTTTGAACGATTACTTGAATTCGTCGATCAATTCCCGCATTATTTTGCAGGGTCAAATGCTGATTTACCAATCGTCGGCGGTTCGATTTTAACGCATGATCATTATCAAGGCGGACGTTATGAGTTCGCGATGGACCGGGCAACGATCCAAAGCCGGTTCGATTTGCCGCAACAACCGGATGTCAGTGGGCAAACGTTACACTGGCCGCTCAGCGTCATCCGCTTGAGCAGTAAGGATCGTCAGCAGTTACTTGCTGCCGCCGATGATATCTATACGACATGGCTGACCTACAGTGATGCGGACCAAGACATCATCGCGATGACGGACGGCGTCCGCCATAACACCGTGACACCGATCGCCCGGATGCGAAACGGCAGCTATGAACTCGATCTCGTCTTACGAAACAATCGGACCTCTGTCGAACATCCAGATGGCATTTTCCATACGCACGCGGACATCCATCACATCAAACGGGAAAATATCGGCTTGATTGAAGTGATGGGACTTGCCGTCTTACCGGCCCGGTTGCTGGAAGAGCTAAAACAGGTCGAACAGTTCATCGTCGGTGAAACGACGGACGTCTTGCCGGTACACCGGACTTGGGCGGAAGAGTTGAAGCAACAGTACACCGGTCAACCGGTCACATCTTACGTCGAACAAGCCGTGGCTGAGAAATTCGTCCGTGGACTCGAAGACTGCGGTGTCTTCAAACAAACGGAGGCAGGTCAAGCAGGACTTGCCAAATTTTTGCAGACGGTGACACGCCAAGTGGCAGGTGACCGGCGATGACGTACGAGACACATCCAACAGAAGACGCGCGACTCGTGCGGCATCGCCTGATGCAACCGGACATGGAAGTCGAGATTTGGAATTACGGTGGGATCATCAACGACGTCCAGGTCAAAAATCGAACGGGCAAGCTGGAGAGTGTCGTGCTGGGCTTTGATACACTGGCTGCTTACAAAGAACATTCGCCGTATTTCGGAGCAATCGTCGGCCGGGTCGCGGGACGGATTGGGCAAGCCCGTTTTTCAATTGCTGAACAAACTTATCACCTTGCGGCAAATGACGGAACGAATCACTTACATGGCGGCACGCACGGCTTCGATCAAGTCTTCTTTGATGTCATCGAAGCAACGGAACAACTGTTGCACTTACGGACGCTCAGTCCGGATGGTTGCGAAGGGTATCCCGGAAATGTAACCGTGGATGTCATCTACCGGCTAAACGGAACAGCATTGACGTTGTCGATTGAAGCAACGACGGATCAGACGACACCATTGAACGTGACGAATCACACGTACTGGAACCTGTCCGGCAACTTACAACGCGATATTCTGGATCATCAGTTGACGTTACCGAGTTCGACCTATCTACCGCTTGGACCCGATCTGCTACCGACGGGGGAATTCCGTCCGGTCGACGGAACGGTCCTTGATTTTCAGACAGGGCGGTCGATTCGCAGTGGCGCTGAATCGGAAAGTGAAGAGACGGTCAATGCCGGGAATGGTTATGATCATCCGTTCGTCTTAGATGAAGGAGAAGGAAGCGCGCAACTTATTGATCCGGTATCAGGACGAACGTTACAGGTGACGACGAATCAGCCGGTCGTCGTCTTATACACGGGAACACAACTCTTGACCGACTATACGGTTCGTGGTGTTCCGTCCCGTCCGTCGCTCGGTCTTTGTCTTGAGGCACAAGTCCATCCGAATGCTGTCAATGAATCCCGTTTTCCATCGATTCTCGTCGAACCGGGTGCGATGTACCAGTGGGAGACGACATATCGGTTTGGGGTCAGTGATGTAAACTGATTCCAGTAGGAGTCGAGGATGAATGTTTCCGCCCTCCATCAATCAAATGGCCGATGATTCCACTTTTCAGGGAATCATCGGCTATTTCTATGCAACTTCTTATAGGTCAAGATCGTTTAGTGCTTGCTCGAGGATCGCCTTCCGCCCGTGGAAAGCGAAGTCTCGCATGAGAATCAACAAACCGCGAATGATCTTTAGCTTGTCTCCATTTCATGTTGTGTTAATCTCGATGACTCATGCCTCAACCGAGAAACACATATGAACAAAAGGCTGATTGTTCATCAACCGCGACGTAATGAATGCCGTGTCTACGTGAAAACCCGAGTGCTCCGTTTCTTGTTAGAAAACGGAGTCGCTCGGGTTTTCGATTACATCGAGTTCGGACGGATTTCCTGCTCTAAGGCAAGCAAACGGCGTTTCATGTTCAATCCACCCCAGTAGCCGATCAAATCACCATTCTTGCCGACGATCCGGTGACAGGGGATGACCAACAGCAACCGGTTTTTCCCGATTGCCGTCCCAACGGCTCGGATGGCACGAGGGCGTGCGACGGCCGCTGCAATCTCGGAATACGTTGCCGTGCTTCCGTATGGGACAGCTTGCAAGGCTTGCCAGACATCAAGCTGGAACGGTGTCCCGATTGGATGAAGCGGCAGTGTAAAGGCCGTCTGCTCTCCCTGCAAATAACCGAGCAGTTGCTCCCGATACGGGTTGATTCTTGAATCGTCAATTAGGACTTCAGCCCGCGGGAGGTACTTTCGTTTCCAGTCCTCAAACAGTTCGGACGGTTCGTCAAACGCACCGACATAACAGAGACCGTCTGGCGTCGCGGCAATCGGAAAGCAATGGTGCTCCCATTCGAGTTTCGTGAAGTAAAGTTCCATCGGGCGTTGCTCCTTCAAAAACAAGTAGTATGGTTACGTGTTCGAGAAGACGGCTTGCTGGCGTGGTGGAAGGTGGATTGCTTGCCCGACCAGTGCTTCGAGTGCTTCCGTCAACGCTTCGTTGCGACTCGGGTGTGCTTGGACCGGAAAACGTAAATCCTCTTGTTTTGCGGCCATTTCCAGTGCAAGCGCAAACGTACCGGCGAGTTCCAGGGCACCGTCCCCGATCATATGAATGCCTAAAATCAGTGATGTCTTTGCGTCCGAGACGACCTTGATGAAGCCACTGCCCGCATCGATGCTACTCGCTCCGTTTGCCGTCAATGGGAACTGTCCGACTTGCACCGTGTGACCGGCGTCGGTCGCCGCTTGTTCCGTCAAGCCGATGGAAGCGATTGGTGGAAGTGAGCGGACGATCGTCGGGAAGTAAGGAATCATCGTATCAGGTGAAGCGCCACCGAGATGTTCCGCCGTCCGTTTTGCTTCATGGATCGCCCGCGTCGCGAGTTGCGGACCCGGTGTGACGTCTCCAATCGCATAAATATGGGGGAAGTTTGTTCGACCAAGCGCATCTACGACAAGTGTTGCATCCTCGTTTAACGTCAGACCAAGCCGGTCGACACCTAAATCAAGTGTATTCGCCACGCGTGGCAACGAGTGGAAGAGGTAACTGGCCTGGACCGTTTTTTCTTGTTCCGCCTTGACGATTGTGACGTCGACATGCGTATCCGTCGGTGTTATCGTCGTCACGGTGCCGCTGACAAGTGTGATTTTTTGTTTTTTGAATGTCCGCTTTAATTCTTTTTCGAGACTCATGTCGAGCCCGAAGCCGTCAGCGATCAACGTCACGTCTGTCCCGAGTGCTTGAAAACTCATCGCCGCTTCAATCGCGATGTAATCGTTCCCGATGATGATCAGGCTCTCCGGTAACTCCTGTAATTGATACAGTTGTTCCGCGTTCAAGAGAACGGATGATTCTTCCCGGATGCTGTGGCTGCCGGTTGCGATGACGACATCTTGAAAACGATACGTATCGAACTGATGTCCTTGTTCGACACCGATCCGGTCGTTTGAGAGGAAGGACGCAGACCCGGTCACGTATTCAATATCGTTTGCTTTACAAAGCGCTTCGACGCCTTGGCGCAGCTTCGTCACGACGTGATCCCGGTAGTTCGCTAACTGGCTGAAGTCATGCGTCGTGTCGACGGAAAA from the Exiguobacterium oxidotolerans JCM 12280 genome contains:
- a CDS encoding dihydrolipoyl dehydrogenase family protein, with translation MVVGELTQERDLIILGGGPAGYTAAIRAKQLGRDVTLIERERLGGTCLNVGCIPSKVLAHAAQERTRLSHLSALGFSVDTTHDFSQLANYRDHVVTKLRQGVEALCKANDIEYVTGSASFLSNDRIGVEQGHQFDTYRFQDVVIATGSHSIREESSVLLNAEQLYQLQELPESLIIIGNDYIAIEAAMSFQALGTDVTLIADGFGLDMSLEKELKRTFKKQKITLVSGTVTTITPTDTHVDVTIVKAEQEKTVQASYLFHSLPRVANTLDLGVDRLGLTLNEDATLVVDALGRTNFPHIYAIGDVTPGPQLATRAIHEAKRTAEHLGGASPDTMIPYFPTIVRSLPPIASIGLTEQAATDAGHTVQVGQFPLTANGASSIDAGSGFIKVVSDAKTSLILGIHMIGDGALELAGTFALALEMAAKQEDLRFPVQAHPSRNEALTEALEALVGQAIHLPPRQQAVFSNT
- a CDS encoding beta-galactosidase, with protein sequence MYLGVDYYPEQTPRELWEEDFRLMKELGVNVVRIAEFAWTMMEPEEGVYDFGFWDDVVERLSDAGFDIVLGTPTATPPAWMCHRYPEILPADENGVTISFGARRHYTVHSETYQKFSVAITTEMAKRYGKHPRVIGWQTDNEYGHEKSDRSYSDVDRAAFQIWLKNRYGTLDALNETWGTVFWSQTYTAWEQIPVPRKVYQEHSPALLVDFDRFCADGYTHYNKLQVDALREHIHPDAFITHNLVYSDMAVNQQQMAQDLDYVSFDNYPVWGGLPEPNRFEKMASDHDLCRSSKQGKGFWVMEQLSGAQGWSKIGYLPRPGHIRLWTYQAVARGAEAIVYFRFRAALFGTEEFCHGIIDHDGKPKRKFAEVKQIMTELNTFGDEINASTYRADVGVYFDQENVWAWTHQPHSDAFDFRTEFVRFYGGAVRKQVATDIVFPGDALDGYKLIIVPLYFLTNPTFDQALIDYMEQGGHVIFTYRTGVKDPHNNVIPKTLPGKFATYAGIEIDEYESLQAVQENRVEGIGAFSGQSSPARLWCDLITPTTAEPLAVYRDTFYDGVAAVTRNQYKGTVTYIGASIDDAMIDTIYAQAFEEAGIETFEVPDQVEVVRRHGETRDFVFLMNHDTKEPKQVTLDGTYQELTTQETYSGTVTLAPLATLILTT
- a CDS encoding methylated-DNA--[protein]-cysteine S-methyltransferase; translation: MELYFTKLEWEHHCFPIAATPDGLCYVGAFDEPSELFEDWKRKYLPRAEVLIDDSRINPYREQLLGYLQGEQTAFTLPLHPIGTPFQLDVWQALQAVPYGSTATYSEIAAAVARPRAIRAVGTAIGKNRLLLVIPCHRIVGKNGDLIGYWGGLNMKRRLLALEQEIRPNSM
- the galE gene encoding UDP-glucose 4-epimerase GalE: MAVLVVGGAGYIGSHAVYQLIDAGKDVVVIDHLQAGHKKAVHPQARLYEGDIRDRSFLDHVFTEETIEQVVHFAAFSLVGESMEQPLKYFNNNVYGTEVLLEAMVAHDIKQIVFSSTAATYGEQETMPILETAVTNPTNTYGETKLMMEKMMKWCEQAHGLRYVALRYFNVAGARATGEIGEDHTPETHLVPLVLEVANNQRSVISIYGDDYATPDGTCIRDYIHVEDLIDAHILALDYLQQGHASDVFNLGSSNGFSVREIIEAARRVTKHPIPEQVVARRAGDPSTLIAGSEKAKRVLGWSPRRTDIDQIIRDAWNWHERRPNGYQTT
- a CDS encoding alpha-galactosidase, whose translation is MAIFEVSKNRFVIEGQAVAHVVTVGGDGKLVHTYFGARLPYQADYAALPSAVLAHSSFESPDGVATYDFIPFGEMVYTEPTLKSERTDGARISQFSFEQAELSDTVLTLWLHDPLQDLRVGVRYELFAAYDTIGRSLIVENAGEKPVRLTTAQSFAMGLLNRPTLNFHHYAGTWTGEFQKQITPLTAGRKTIESRRGVTSHQANPWFALEHDATETTGEVIYGHLAYSGNWAIHAEQDAFGFVQLSGGMNGFDFSWTLDAEQRLTTPVFYIGYAPDGFAGMSARAHDFQRHIIMPASDRENVRPVLYNSWEATYFDVTEQGQRALVDQAADIGCELFVVDDGWFGERHSDQAGLGDWVVNKKKFPNGLTPLIEYVKGKNMQFGLWVEPEMVNPDSDLYRAHPDWIYHAPGAVRTTSRNQFVLNLGLPEVERFVYDMMDELLTTHEIDYIKWDMNRAFSEPGVPSRTPDAQQELWKRHVDALYRIFDELRLGHPTVDFEACAGGGGRIDLGILERTEQVWTSDNTDPLDRLTIQHDFSFAYNAKMMSCWVTDGPNWLNGRNLPLATRFVSSMQGTLGIGGNLSEWTASELAEAKGWIETYKTIRPTVQHGRQYRISPFSQTTASIMQYTSESETVILAVAPMRKHGIHQYSFKLTGLDANRLYQVEDRQVSGAYLMNQGLNFSYSTDYEARCLRIQPIHQLRQIEQKEPIA
- the galT gene encoding UDP-glucose--hexose-1-phosphate uridylyltransferase, which codes for MNEHIKRLIEQAIAEHLIDAEDEIYARNRILALVGQADYTDPGTVTAEPIPDILEALVEEMIASGRLAARLDEKERFAAELMDVFVDRPSTITTTFNQLYKENPVQATDYFYQLSQASNYIQTKRIAKNIQYKAATTYGEIDITINLSKPEKDPREIAAARTEPVAASTYPTCLLCVENVGYAGRSNHPARANHRIVPLTLQGEAWALQYSPYVYYNEHSIILSQTHRDMVINRAAFERLLEFVDQFPHYFAGSNADLPIVGGSILTHDHYQGGRYEFAMDRATIQSRFDLPQQPDVSGQTLHWPLSVIRLSSKDRQQLLAAADDIYTTWLTYSDADQDIIAMTDGVRHNTVTPIARMRNGSYELDLVLRNNRTSVEHPDGIFHTHADIHHIKRENIGLIEVMGLAVLPARLLEELKQVEQFIVGETTDVLPVHRTWAEELKQQYTGQPVTSYVEQAVAEKFVRGLEDCGVFKQTEAGQAGLAKFLQTVTRQVAGDRR
- a CDS encoding aldose epimerase family protein; translated protein: MTYETHPTEDARLVRHRLMQPDMEVEIWNYGGIINDVQVKNRTGKLESVVLGFDTLAAYKEHSPYFGAIVGRVAGRIGQARFSIAEQTYHLAANDGTNHLHGGTHGFDQVFFDVIEATEQLLHLRTLSPDGCEGYPGNVTVDVIYRLNGTALTLSIEATTDQTTPLNVTNHTYWNLSGNLQRDILDHQLTLPSSTYLPLGPDLLPTGEFRPVDGTVLDFQTGRSIRSGAESESEETVNAGNGYDHPFVLDEGEGSAQLIDPVSGRTLQVTTNQPVVVLYTGTQLLTDYTVRGVPSRPSLGLCLEAQVHPNAVNESRFPSILVEPGAMYQWETTYRFGVSDVN
- a CDS encoding galactokinase, which codes for MTDQTLEQIFEEQFGVQATHRFFAPGRINLIGEHTDYNGGHVFPCALTLGTHAIARKRDDATCRFYSLNFEADGIIEVGLDDLTHNPQDGWTNYAKGMVHVLREAGYAITSGFDVLIKGDIPNGAGLSSSASLELVIGVMLERLYDLSLDRVELVKFGQQVENHYIGVNSGIMDQFAIGMGQAGSGLLLDCQTLDYTYAPLDLTGYTIIIMNTNKRRELADSKYNERRAECEQALEQLQQVRPYATLGDWSMAEFETVTLDDERLMRRARHAISENERTLQALEALQAGQLEEFGELMNASHRSLQHDYEVTGQELDALVEAAWAQPGVLGARMTGAGFGGCAIAIVETSTVDRFIDAVGQRYESRIGYPATFYTATVGDGAREVEREVI